Below is a window of Candidatus Poribacteria bacterium DNA.
TCCTGTTCAACCGGCCTACCATAGGGACGCGCGCCTACACCGGTTACCGTTTGTTGTTGGACCTCAAAAGGTATTTCCAATAATTCTGCGAGAAGTGGTAGTGTCTCTGGCGCATGCTCTTGTCCTTCACTATCAGAATCAGATAGCGATGCTGTATCGCTTCCTATTGTCGGAATGTTGTAGTCGCGGAGTAAACTCTCAAGTTTGTCAAGGCGCGTTTGTGCCGTATCGGTGCTGGAAAACTGCACAACGTGCTCTTGGAACAGCGAAAGAATAGGATAGAGTGGACTGTTCTGGTAATAGGGGGAGCATCTGCATTCCATTGCCACCGCATCTGGATGATCCTCAACGTATTCGTGAATGACTTGCAAACATCTTGACTTTCCGATGCCAGCCTCGCCTTCAATCAGCAACGCTTGTCCTTTAGATGCAAGTGCCTGTGCCCATCCGTGCTTGAGTGATTCGACCTCGTGTTCCCGCCCGATCAAAGGGGTTAGTCCACTTTCGCTGGCAATATCCAATCGACTTTGAGCAGGAATTTCACCTGACACTTGATACACATTCACGGGTTGTGAAATGCCACGAAGTGGGAAAGTACCGAGTGCAGCGGTCGTAAAAAAACCTTCAACCAGTTGATGTGTTGTATCGCCAATGACAATGCTGTTCGGTGTTGCTAACTCTTGCATTCTCGCTGCGATATTTGGCGTTTTACCGACGATGTCAATTGCTTCTGGAGATTCTTCCGCTGATATATGCCAGACGACAACAAGCCCTGTATCAATACTCAGTCGGACACGGATTTCCACGCCAAAGGTGGCTTGTAGATACGGGTTCAGGGTCTCAATAGCGGCAACGATACCTAAAGCGGCTCGAACGGCGCGGTGTGCGGTGTCTTCGTGTGCAATTGGGTAACCAAAATAAACGAGGATACCATCACCAAAGTAACGAGCGATATGTCCGCTTTGCGCTAAAACCACCTCCATAATACATGTCCGGTATACTTCTAAAAGGTTTCGAAGTTCTTCGGGATCCAATTTTTCAGTGAATGCTGTGGAGTTGACAATATCACAGAAAAGGACGGTTAACTGGCGACGTTCTGCCCCATGCGGTAATGCTTGTTCCATTACAGCAGTATCTACTACTGGAGTTTGGCGTGAACGTGTGCGGCTTTCAAGGGACGTTCCACATTCACCGCAAAATTTGAAAAGTGGATTCAAGAACCCACAATTTGGGCAGTGTTTGTGATGCATAATTTTTTAATGCCTGACGACTAACAGCCATTTACTTTCTGAACTGATTCAGATACTCTTCCAACTCGGCATCCCGCGGATCTAATTTGTATGCCTCTTGATAATAATCAAGCGCCTTATCGGTTCTGCCTACCTTCATGTAAAATGAACCAAGGTTGCGATAAGCGACACTATGCGTAGGTTTCAGATCCAAAGCACGGATATAATGGTCGCGAGCGCGCAACATATAGATTTTTGTCTGTCCAATGAGAATGTTAAGCGTTGTTTCGTTTTCCCAACGCTGTCTATATACTTCTCCGCCGAGTGGTTCTGCCTCTTGTTCAAGCGCGTCAGCGACGGCTTCGTCTCGTGTTTTGAACGTAATAGCACCAGAACCTGTTTTGTCGACAGCGACTTTGAGTTCTGCGACTGCCTCATCAACGGATTCTTCTCTCAACTCCTTCTCCCACGAGGGCCAACTCGGTCCTGCATATTTCAGACCTTGCTCGTAGTAGACGGTGCCAAGGTCATTATAGATTTCAGCGTTTTCAGGACGCATCTTTAATGCTTCGCTGTAAAGCTCAATGGCTTGTTGGTATTTCCCGGCGTTGAACGCATCGGTGGCATGCGTCCTGAGCTGCTTGAATTCCTCACTTTCCAAATTAACGGCGATTCCCAATTCTGGCTTGTCTCTGCCGAAGAAGTAAATGCCACCAATGAGCAGGATAGCAAGACAAACGGCGATAAGTGTCGGTAGTTGCAATTTCATCTTTTTAATTTACCTTGCGGATAAAGGACGCGGGTTTGGAACTTTATTCCTTTTTGTGTTCGAGCCGCCCTCCATTTCATTACGGGCTACGGTGATATGTCTATAGAAATATGGTATATCCAAGCAACTGCCCCCCGTAGGGCTCTATCTATCAAGAGGCAGGAACTTGGGCTAATTATAAAACACTTATCTCCGCCGATTGTTTCTATTAAAAAAAGTGACGGGAACGGCTTGATAGACCCCGTCTCGTTCAAAATAGACTTGTGCTCTACTTTGGGTACGGATATGGTCATCAACAATTTTGAAAATTTCAAGCGAATGAATTGCGGTATCGTCAATTTGGTAGATAAGATCTCCACGTTCCAGTGCGTCCGCTAACCCACTGTTTTTCTCGACGTGTGTGACAATAACACCGCGCTGCCCATATTTCTGTGCCATCGCCTTATCAGGTTGGGCAAGCGTTATTCCCCAGCCGCGGGGTGCATAATTCCATTGTAGCGTTTTCAGCGTGAATTCGGTCTGTCGCCTTTTCCCACGGCGGATGAACTCACACTGAACAGATTGATTGAGTGGAAGCAAACGCGTGCGTGCGTTGAAGTCTTGTTCGTCCTTTATCCGTTGTCCTGAAATCGCGAAAATGACATCCCCGCGTTTAATGCCCGTATCAGTAAGAGGGCTGCGTTTCCCTATTTCTGACACCAAAACCCCGGTGTTGCGCGACATCGACAACTTTTCTGCCAACTCTTCGGTTACAGGTTGTACCTCCAAGTCGAAGTAAGGTGGAATAACGCTGCCGTACTCAGTAATCTGATGGACGACCCGCCTCGCCTTATTGACTGGAATCGCAAAACCAACACCTTGTGAGCCACCACTCGTTGAACGGATAACGGTGTTTATGCCGATAAGTTCGCCGTGGATGTTCACCAAGGCACCACCGCTGTTGCCAGGATTAATGGAAGCATCTGTTTGAATCAGATCTTCATGATACAAATCTTCGACAGTGAGCATGCGCCGTGTCGCACTCACGATACCAACTGTGACCGTGGGTTGCGCGTCGCCGAGAGACAAACCGAACGGATTTCCGATTGCAACGACCCATTCACCGATCAGAAGAGAATCTGAGTTTCCCCACTGTATTTCTGGTAAGAATACCCCGTCTGTCTCGACCTCCAAGAGGGCAAGGTCTGAGAAAAGGTCATATCCGACAATCTGTGCTTCAAATTCCCGTCCATCAGAGGTAGTGACGGTAATCTTATCGGCATCTCTAATGACGTGATGATTGGTCAGGATGTGTCCCTTCTTATCAACGATAACGCCAGAACCGACCTCTCGCAAGGCGCGTTTGCGAGGAAGGGTAATTTCGCCCCAGAACCATTCGTCAAAGGAGGTGCGCGTTTCAACACTCCGGACGGCACTGATATTGACGACTGCGGGGCTCGCATTCGCCACTGCTGTAACAAGTGCGGTGCGCCGCGATGCCGCGACTGCGTCGCTGGCGAGGTTTCCGAACCTCGCTTCTCTACTGGACTCTGCACTATAGGCTCGGTGCCAAGTTCCATCCACAATCACCGCGAGAATCAATAACAATAATAGGAGAGGACGACTATAACGACAACATGAATGTAGCATAATTCCTTTTGCCGTGACGGACATGTTCCGAAACTTAGCGGGTTAGTTTGAGCGAGATGCGATATCCCTCTAACCCTGGATCAGTGTCAACAATCTCTTGAACCGCTTCCGACGTTCGGCGTTTGGCGGGAAAATCATCGGCATTCGCACATCGGAGTGCGACTCTTGCGCCGACTGCACTCGCAGCCCGTAGGTTCTCCAATTCCACCTTGTCGAGTGTGTCATAAGCGGTATGACCGAAACCCCTACCCCCAGGTGGTGCCTCTGGATCGCCCATGTGGCTTGAAGGGACACCCTTGAGAAAAAACGGGAAATGGTCAGAGTAGGAATGGACCTTTTGTCCAACCGGCATTTCAGCGTGCATCTGCTCACGAGCAGTGTTAAAGAAGGCATCCAACGCATCCCAGCGATGAAGGACAATGCCCTTACGACTTGAACCGCCTGCCGCATCCATATTGAGCATGAACCGAATATTGTCCAACTCCGAGGCGTGCGCATCGACATAACGGAACGCGCCGGTAAGTCCAATTTCTTCCGTTCCGAAAGCGATGAAACGGATTGTACACCTAAGCGAATCGGCGGAATAAGCAGATAGCACACGAGCGGCTTCTATGACGGATACCATTCCTGAAGCGGGGTCGTGCGCGCCTTGTGAAATATCGTGTCCGTCGTAATGGCATCCCACAATCACCATCTCCTCGGCGTTCTCATTACCGGGTAAATCTGCGACGACGTTCCACGAGGTCCGTGGTTCATTGATGTCCGTTGTCTGGAGTTTCAGTGTTACCTTTCCGTTTTCTCGTGCGATTAACCGTGCCAAGAACTCGCCATCTTCTTTACAAACGGATATGCCGGGGATGGGCGCGCGTCTGTTATTTTGCAGGCTTCCCGTTTCGGGTCCGACACCCGGGTGTTCACTGACAAAAATGAATCCACTTCCGCCCGCGAGCACGGCACGTTCAAACTTCTCCTTACGATGTACCCATCTTCCGAGATCAGGCGGTGAGGCACTCTTCGCCATAACCAGTTTATCGGTAGCGGTATCACCGAGCGCGGCGTACTCGTCAGGGCTTCCACATCCGACAGAGACAAGTTCCGTGGTGATGTCGGCAGCCGGGCAATACGGTAGCGAGATGCAGTGCAGTGTTCGACGAATCGGTTCGATAACCTCAAGCGTCGCCGTGCCACGCGTCCAGCCAGCGTAGGGATATGTTTCAAGTTTGATATTCTGAAGTCCATAACGTTTGAAACACGCAGCGATGAAGTTTGCGGCTTCATATTCCTCCGGCGTTCCGGCGAACCGAGCACCGTATTCATCACATAGGACTGTCAGGTTTTCCATCACTTCTCGCGAAGTGTAGATATCACCGACCATCTGCTGGTCGAGCTGCAAATAAGGGTTCTTCTTGCTCATAAATTTTTAATTTTACCTTGCGGAGGAATAACGTCCGTTTCAACTATCAACGGCGTTCCTTAAATCCGCCTGCGCCGATGTTGCAGGCTGCGTGTCTGGTAGAAAGTTAGAATCCGACTGAGTTTGAAGAGGTGGTAGCGTTTCCATCCGTGCGTTGGCAATCTTTTTCAGTTGCCACGGATCAAGTATCTGAATCTGCCGAAACCGTTTCTTTATTATCTGGTGGTGTTTAAACTGATTGAGAAGTGTTTCCATCTTCTCGACGGAAATACCGATTAATTGTGCCAATCGCCGCGTCGAGAGTTTACGTCCGACACACCGCGCATTGCGACCCATCGCCGTGCGTCTGTGTTCCGGTGCCTCGGCACAGTTTTGTAACAGAAGTGCGAGTCGCGACGCTGGGCTTCGGAACGCAATGTTCAGGAAAGGGTTCGTCAGTCCCCGACGCTGTTTCTGACATGTAGTTACGATATTATAATTCGCAGGTTCCGCCGAACGCTGACGTAAATACCTCTTTAGAAGACTTCCTAACGTTCTCTGTGGCGGCATTGCTAAATGCGGTTTTCGTTTCAAAAAATACTGGAAGTTCTGGACACTAACAACCCCGACAACAGAAGTCTCAGCAAATGTCTCAGCGGTGACGTTCGAGGCTGCGTCGTTATCTTCCCATTTGACCGCCCCAAAGAACTCGCCGGGTTCCAACACGTCTAAAGTGATCGCTTCACCTTCAGGTGGAGTCTGATATATCTTGATGTGACCTTCCTTCAGTAGGTAAACGCCTTCGGCAGAGAGCGTGTCTCCGTGTTTTAGCTGGACGAACGTCGTTATGCGTGCGAGCGCGTCGGCATCTGCTTCGGAGACCAGGTCTCGGAAGATGTCTATCTGTTTAACGCACCAGAACCTTTCTGGGATTTTTTGTTGTGTGACCATATTACGATTTATTGTAAAACTGACAAATAAGTAACCTCTCAATAGGTGCGAAAACCTACAAACCCGCTGGCGAGGTTTCTAACCTCGCCTCTTTAAAGTGTCTCATTAATTCTAAAACCTACCATAAAATGTGACGGACGTTCGTCTATTAGGACGTTTTATCCAGCGAATTGTGACGTACAGATGTCAAGTGAGCCGTGGGAATGTGACGTTATTTTGCTTTTTACTTTCGGGGCTCGTCTGAGGCTCTTGATTTCTGTCGTTCTTTGCCCTTAATTATACCAGTACGTTGCCGATAAAGCAAGGAAAATAAGATGCTTTGAAACCGCGCCGCTTCCAAACGCACGCTCACGCCTTTTGCGCCACCATACTGGCGAGGATACCAAGAATTTTGTCGCACTGCGCGATTTGGTAGGCTGCCATGTCAAGTTGAAGTTTCTTTCCATCCAACTTAAGGAATACCCAATCTATGCCTGACGTAAGGGCACCATAGATGCAAGAAGTGTCGTTTCCCGCTTCGGCATTAAAGCGTTGGGCGGCGATCATCTCTGCGACACACTGCCCAAGCCCTATTGTCAAATTATCCCTTTTCGCTTCAACCAGAACGATGACGGGTGCCTCCAAATGGAATTGGGCAGGCGACAGACTTACCAGAAAATCGCAAACGCCGGTCAAGCCGTTTTCAGCATCAACATTAAAGTCAATCCCCGAAAAAAAACTGATGTCGCGGTCGAAGTGCTCCCAGAGTTCAACGAGAACCGCGGAGACGATCAGTTCTGATTTTGCCTTCTCAGT
It encodes the following:
- a CDS encoding tetratricopeptide repeat protein, translating into MKLQLPTLIAVCLAILLIGGIYFFGRDKPELGIAVNLESEEFKQLRTHATDAFNAGKYQQAIELYSEALKMRPENAEIYNDLGTVYYEQGLKYAGPSWPSWEKELREESVDEAVAELKVAVDKTGSGAITFKTRDEAVADALEQEAEPLGGEVYRQRWENETTLNILIGQTKIYMLRARDHYIRALDLKPTHSVAYRNLGSFYMKVGRTDKALDYYQEAYKLDPRDAELEEYLNQFRK
- a CDS encoding trypsin-like peptidase domain-containing protein — its product is MLHSCCRYSRPLLLLLLILAVIVDGTWHRAYSAESSREARFGNLASDAVAASRRTALVTAVANASPAVVNISAVRSVETRTSFDEWFWGEITLPRKRALREVGSGVIVDKKGHILTNHHVIRDADKITVTTSDGREFEAQIVGYDLFSDLALLEVETDGVFLPEIQWGNSDSLLIGEWVVAIGNPFGLSLGDAQPTVTVGIVSATRRMLTVEDLYHEDLIQTDASINPGNSGGALVNIHGELIGINTVIRSTSGGSQGVGFAIPVNKARRVVHQITEYGSVIPPYFDLEVQPVTEELAEKLSMSRNTGVLVSEIGKRSPLTDTGIKRGDVIFAISGQRIKDEQDFNARTRLLPLNQSVQCEFIRRGKRRQTEFTLKTLQWNYAPRGWGITLAQPDKAMAQKYGQRGVIVTHVEKNSGLADALERGDLIYQIDDTAIHSLEIFKIVDDHIRTQSRAQVYFERDGVYQAVPVTFFNRNNRRR
- a CDS encoding Crp/Fnr family transcriptional regulator; protein product: MVTQQKIPERFWCVKQIDIFRDLVSEADADALARITTFVQLKHGDTLSAEGVYLLKEGHIKIYQTPPEGEAITLDVLEPGEFFGAVKWEDNDAASNVTAETFAETSVVGVVSVQNFQYFLKRKPHLAMPPQRTLGSLLKRYLRQRSAEPANYNIVTTCQKQRRGLTNPFLNIAFRSPASRLALLLQNCAEAPEHRRTAMGRNARCVGRKLSTRRLAQLIGISVEKMETLLNQFKHHQIIKKRFRQIQILDPWQLKKIANARMETLPPLQTQSDSNFLPDTQPATSAQADLRNAVDS
- a CDS encoding M28 family peptidase, which produces MSKKNPYLQLDQQMVGDIYTSREVMENLTVLCDEYGARFAGTPEEYEAANFIAACFKRYGLQNIKLETYPYAGWTRGTATLEVIEPIRRTLHCISLPYCPAADITTELVSVGCGSPDEYAALGDTATDKLVMAKSASPPDLGRWVHRKEKFERAVLAGGSGFIFVSEHPGVGPETGSLQNNRRAPIPGISVCKEDGEFLARLIARENGKVTLKLQTTDINEPRTSWNVVADLPGNENAEEMVIVGCHYDGHDISQGAHDPASGMVSVIEAARVLSAYSADSLRCTIRFIAFGTEEIGLTGAFRYVDAHASELDNIRFMLNMDAAGGSSRKGIVLHRWDALDAFFNTAREQMHAEMPVGQKVHSYSDHFPFFLKGVPSSHMGDPEAPPGGRGFGHTAYDTLDKVELENLRAASAVGARVALRCANADDFPAKRRTSEAVQEIVDTDPGLEGYRISLKLTR